From Bombyx mori chromosome 10, ASM3026992v2, a single genomic window includes:
- the Galpha12 gene encoding G protein alpha subunit, with protein MANDLWSCTCCTEALTCWLRLKLSPEEIEQRYRSKEIDRILEKDKQTLRRQVKLLLLGAGESGKSTFLKQMRIIHKVKFEPELVREYQHVIYQNIVKGIQVLVDARDKLAIPWENPRNLDIGQQALHFNSTASLDSRLFMHYAPHIHSLWLDRAIKRAYDRRREFQLSDSVSYFFDELERIARPDYVPSHQDILHCRKATKGITECTININNVPFVFVDVGGQRTQRQKWTQCFDSVTSILFLVSSSEFDQVLSEDRKTNRLEEALNIFDTIVNNVNFKGISIILFLNKSDLLARKVASKETDIRWYYPQFAGDPHNLHDVQMYLLNMFANVRREPKTTLYHHFTTAIDTHNIEVVFNSVKDTILNRNLESLMLQ; from the exons ATGGCCAACGATTTGTGGTCATGTACCTGCTGTACAGAGGCTCTGACTTGTTGGCTGCGTCTGAAGCTATCGCCGGAGGAGATAGAGCAACGATATAGGAGTAAAGAGATCGACAGAATACTCGAGAAAGATAAGCAAACTTTGCGGCGGCAGGTGAAGCTGTTGTTACTCGGCGCGGGTGAAAGCGGAAAGTCAACATTCCTCAAACAGATGAGAATCATACACAAAGTGAAATTCGAACCGGAACTCGTGCGGGAGTACCAGCATGTGATATATCAGAACATTGTCAAAGGCATACAGGTGTTAGTGGACGCAAGAGACAAACTCGCGATACCATGGGAGAATCCGCGGAATTTGGATATCGGCCAGCAAGCACTGCACTTCAACAGCACGGCGTCGCTCGACAGCCGACTCTTCATGCACTACGCGCCGCACATACACTCATTGTGGTTAGACAGAGCCATAAAAAGGGCATATGACAGGCGAAGAGAATTTCAATTG AGTGATTCGGTGAGTTACTTCTTCGATGAACTGGAGAGGATCGCTCGGCCGGACTACGTGCCGTCCCACCAGGACATCTTGCACTGTCGGAAGGCAACGAAAGGCATAACGGAGTGCACGATAAACATAAACAACGTTCCTTTCGTGTTCGTCGACGTGGGGGGCCAGCGGACCCAGAGGCAGAAGTGGACTCAGTGCTTCGATTCGGTTACGTCGATACTGTTCCTTGTATCGTCGTCCGAATTCGATCAGGTCTTATCTGAAGACAG GAAAACGAACCGGCTCGAGGAGGCGTTAAACATCTTCGATACGATCGTGAACAACGTCAACTTCAAGGGAATATCGATAATACTTTTCCTGAACAAGTCCGATCTGTTGGCGCGCAAGGTCGCCAGCAAGGAGACCGACATCCGCTGGTACTATCCTCAGTTCGCGGGCGACCCGCACAACCTGCACGACGTCCAAATGTACCTGCTCAACATGTTCGCGAACGTTCGGCGCGAACCGAAAACAACGCTGTACCACCACTTCACGACCGCCATCGACACCCACAACATCGAGGTCGTATTCAATTCTGTCAAAGACACGATCCTAAATCGCAATCTCGAATCTCTGATGTTGCAGTGA